The stretch of DNA GCCGGCTAGGTGCGGCCGGCGAGGACTCTCAGCCAGTCATTCCTAACCGGGCGTCCCTAACCGGGCGTCCCTAACCGGGCGTCCCCAACGAATTGGCTAAGATTACCGGCTTGTCGTGTCTTTTTAGGCTTGAAGCTTATGTCCGCGCAATCCACGCCACCCCGTCCCGCACCGCTTACCGGCATTCGCGTTCTCGATCTGACCCGCGTACTCGCGGGGCCCTGGTGCACACAGAACCTGGCCGACCTGGGTGCCGAGGTCATCAAGATCGAGCGTCCGGGAGCGGGCGACGATACGCGCGCCTGGGGGCCGCCCTACCTGAAGGACCTGGACGGCAACCTCACCAGCGAAGCCGCCTATTACCTGTCTGCCAATCGCAACAAGCTGTCGGTGACGGTCGACATCGCCAGCGAGAGCGGCGCCGACGTCGTGCGCGAACTGGCCCGCCAGAGCGACATTCTCGTCGAGAACTTCAAGGTGGGGGGGCTGCGCAAATACGGGTTGGACTATGAAAGCCTGCGCGAGATCAATCCGCGGCTCATTTACTGTTCGGTGACAGGCTTCGGCCAGACTGGTCCCTATGCCAACCGGCCCGGCTACGATTTCATGATCCAGGGCATGGGTGGGCTGATGAGCATCACCGGCGAGCGCGACGATCTGCCGGGCGGCGGTCCGCAGAAGGCTGGCGTGGCCGTAGCCGACCTGATGACCGGCATGTATTCCGCAGTGGGCATTCTGGCCGCGCTGATCGAACGTGGCAACAGCGGCCTGGGCCAGCATATCGACATGGCCTTGCTCGATTGTCAGGTGGCCATGCTGGCCAACCAGAATCTCAATTACATGACCTCGGGCAAGGCGCCGCGTCGTGCGGGCAACGCGCACCAGAACCTGGTGCCCTACCAAGTGTTCGCGGCCGCCGACGGCCATCTTATCGTGGCCGTGGGCAACGACAGCCAGTTTCGCAACTATTGCCGCGTGATCGGCATGAACGAACTGGCCGAGGATCCGCGCTTTGCCACTAACCCACAGCGGGTGGTCAATCGCGAGGTTCTGGTGCCCATGCTGGCCGAGCGCATGAAGGCCGCCGCGCGCGACACGTGGCTGGCCGAGCTCGAAGCCGCAGGCGTGCCGGCAGGTCCCATCAATAGCCTGGACCAGGTCTATCAGGACCCGCAGGTGCAGGCGCGCAGCATGAGGCTGGAGCTGCCGCATCCGACGGCCGGCCTGGCGCCCATCGCGGCCAGTCCGCTCAGGTTGTCGGGCAGCCCGGTGCGCTACGAGCGACCCGCGCCCACGCTGGGTCAGCACACGCGGCAGGTGCTGGGCGAGCGGCTGGGCTTGTCCGATGCACAGATCGAAGCGCTGTCCGTACCTGCGAACTGAATCGTCGTCTACTGGCGGGCTGGCCCGATGGGCGTGCCCACTCCATTCATCAAGGTGAGAAAGCAATCATGCAAGACATTCGAATTCTTGGCATTGTCGGCGCCGGCGCCATGGGACGCGGCATTGCACAGATCGCCGCGCAGGCCGGCGTGCGCGTCAGGCTGTTCGATGCCAATGGCGACGCCGTGGCCGGCGCGCGCGAAATGCTGCGTCAGACTTGGGACAAGCTGGTGCAAAAGGGCAAGTTAAGCGCGGCAGATGCTCAGGCTGCGTTGGCCCGCATCGAGCCGGCCGCTGCGCTGCAGGACCTGGCCGACTGCCAAGCTGTGGTCGAGGCCATTGTCGAGCGGTTGGACGTCAAGCGCGAGGTGTTCGCCAAGCTCGAATCCATCGTGGCGGCCGATTGCATCCTGGCGTCGAACACGTCCTCGCTGTCCATCACGGCCATCGCCACGGCCTGCAATCGTCCCGCGCGCGTCGTCGGCTACCACTTCTTTAACCCCGTGCCGCTGATGAAAGTGGTCGAGGTGATCGACGGCCTGCGCAGCGACCCGGCCGTGGGCGATGCGTTGACAGCGCTTGCGCGCCGCATGGGCCACACCCCTGTGCGCGCCAAGGACATGCCCGGCTTCGTCGTCAACCACGCGGGCCGCGGCATGCTCATCGAAGGGTTGCGCGCGGCGCAGGAGGCCGTGGCCGGCTTCGACCAGATCGACGCGGTCATGCGCGAGCAGGCGGGTTTTCGCATGGGGCCTTTCGAGCTGCTGGACCTGACCGGCCTGGATGTCTCGCATCCTGTGATGGAGTCGATCTATCAACAGTTCTACGACGAGCCGCGCTACCGGCCCTCGCCCATTACCGCCGTGCGGCATGTGGGCGGGATGCTGGGCCGCAAGACGGGCACGGGCTTCTATCACTACGTCGACGGCCAGAAGCAGGTGCCGGCCGAACCCGCCGCGCCCGCATTGCCGGCAGGCTTGAAGGTATGGGTGAGCCGCCACAGCGCGCAAGGCTGTGCAAGGGCCACGGCGCTGCTTTCGGGCCTGGGCGTCACGGTCTGCGAAAAGCCCGAGGCGGACGCGCTTTTCATCGTTACGCCTTACGGCCAGGACATCGCCACTTGCGTCACGCAGCAGGGCCTGGATGCTGCGCGCACAGTGGGCCTGGACACGCTGCATGAGTTCACTCCCGGCCGCCGGCGCACGCTGATGCTGTCGCCGGCCACGCAGCCGGCCTGGCGCGACGCGGCGCATGCGCTGCTGGCCTGCGACGGCACACCCGTGAGCGTGATCGCCGATTCGGCGGGCTTCATCGCCCAGCGCATCGTCGCGTATATCGTCAACATCGCGTGCGACATCGCGCAGCAGCGCATCGCCACGCCCGAGGATATCGATCGCGCCGTCACGTTGGGCCTGGGCTATCCCATGGGTCCGCTTGCGTTGGGCGACGCTCTGGGCGCGCACCGCATCATGGAGATCCTGGTGAATATGCAGCGCGGCACCGGCGACATGCGCTATCGCCCCAGCCTATGGCTGCAACGCCGCGTGCAGCTGCAGATGTCCTTGCTGGCGCAGGCGGCGGCATAGTTCCGATTCTTCGGTACAATGCAGCCCGTTGCGGCCGTAGTTCAATGGATAGAATTAGGGTTTCCGAAGCCCTCGATACAGGTTCGATTCCTGTCGGCCGCACCAAACGGATACGGAACTGGGCACTTCGACCGGAGTGCCCATTTTCATTTCGGAAACCAGCGTTTCCAGTGCCGCTGGGCTTGCGTCCAGTTTGACGGGTCCGGGCTCTCGATTCACGGTCCAGCAGTATCTCCCGCTTCCGTTCGCGCGCAGTCCGGCCTGCCTGGCCGAGCGTTTTCGAGGTGACGGCCGTCGCCTCAGGGCTAGGGGCAACAGGACTGCCGGCGGCATCGCGGCTCAGGATGCCACTTGCGGGTTCCGTCGTCAGGCCGTCTCCACCTGTTGAGCCGCGTGCCCCTAAGCTGTTGGGCCGGAACCGAAATCTACGTTCCCAGATCGATGCACAAGTACTTGATCTCGACATAGTCTTCGATCCCGTACTTGGATCCTTCGCGTCCCAAGCCGGACTGCTTTACTCCGCCGAAGGGTCCCACTTCGTTCGAGATGATGCCGGTGTTGATCCCGACGATGCCATATTCGAGCGCTTCCGAGACCCGCCAGACCCGCGCGTAGTCGCGCGTGTATAGATAGGCGGCCAGTCCGAAGATCGTGTCGTTGGCCATTCGCAGCGCGTCTTGCTCGGTCTCGAACTTGAACAGCGGCGCAACCGGGCCGAAAGTCTCCTCGGTCGCCACTTTCATGGCCTGCGTCACATCGCGCAAGATGGTCGGCTCGAAGAACGTCCCGCCCAGCGCATGGGGCCTGCCGCCCGTGACCACCTTGGCCCCCTTGGCCGTGGCATCGGCGATGTGTTCCTTGACCTTTGCGATGGCCGCCTCGTCGATCAGCGGCCCCTGGTTGACGCCGGCCGTAAAGCCATTGCCCACCTTGAGCGTGTCCTGGACTTTCTCGGTCAGGCGCTTGACGATCTCTTCGTAGATGCCCGACTGGATGTAGATGCGATTGGCGCAGACGCAGGTCTGGCCGGCATTGCGATACTTCGACGCGAGTATGCCTTCGACGGCGGCATCGGGATCGGCATCGTCGAACACCAGAAAGGGCGCATTACCGCCCAGTTCCAGCGATAGTTTCTTGACGGTGGGGGCGCATTGCTTCATCAGCAGGCGGCCTATTTCGGTCGAGCCGGTAAAGCTGAGCTTGCGCACCGTGTCGCTGTCGCACAGCGCGCCGCCGATCTCGGGCGCGTCGCCCGTGATGACATGGAAAACGCCCTTGGGCACACCGGCCTCTTCGGCCAGCACGGCCAGGGCCAGGGCTGACAGCGGCGTCTGCTCGGCCGGCTTGAGTACCATGGCGCAGCCGGCGGCCAATGCCGGGCCGGCCTTGCGCGTGATCATTGCAGAGGGAAAATTCCAGGGCGTTATGGCAGCGGTGACGCCGATGGCTTGCTTGAGCGTCATCAAGCGTTGGCCGGATTTCGGGCTTTGCAGCACGTCGCCGTCGATGCGTTTGGCTTGTTCGCCGAACCACTCCAGGAACGAGGCGGCATAGGCGATTTCGCCGATGGCCTCGGGCAGGGGCTTGCCCTGTTCCGCGGTCATGATGACCGCCAGGTCCTGCTGGTTGGCCAGCATGAGCTGGGCCCACTTGAGCATGACGGCGGCGCGCTCCTTGGCCGTCCTGGCGGCCCACTGCGTCTGAGCGGCCTTGGCGCTGGCGATGGCCTGTTCGGTTTGCTTGCGGCCCAGCATGGGCACCGATACGATGGTTTGGCCGGTAGCCGGATTGACCACGGGAAAGCTGGCGCTGCCCTTGACCCACTGCCCGTCGATATAGCAGGCGTCGCGCAGCAGGTCCGGGCGTTTGAGATCGAGCTTGGATGACATGATGTTTCGTCCCCCCAAAATGCGGCGGCGAGTGTCTTTCGAAGCGAAGACACCGCTCGCCGGGGTTATGGATTTACTTGGCCAGCAGTTGCGCCAGGATGTCCAGGCCGCGGTCGAATTGCGCCTCGGGTATGGTCAGCGGATACAGGAAGCGCAAGACGTTGCCGTATACGCCGCAGGACAGCAGGAGCAGGCCCTTCGCGGCCGCCTGCTTGATCACGGCGGACACGGCGGCCGCGTCGGGCTTGCCTTCGCCGTCGACCAGTTCGCAAGCGACCATCGAGCCCAGGTTGCGCACGTCGGCGATCTTCCTATTGCCGGCCTGCAGTTGCTTGAGGCGGGTGGCCAGCTTGTCGCCGAGCGCGACGGCGCGGGCGCACAGGTTCTCTTCCTTGATCACGTCCTGCACGGCCAGCGCCGCGGCGATGGCCAGCGGATTGCCGGCGTATGTGCCGCCCAGGCCACCGGGGGCGGGGGCGTCCATGATCTCGGCCTTGCCGACCACGCCCGACAGCGGCAAGCCGCCGGCCAGGCTCTTGGCTATCGTGATGAGGTCGGCCTCGACGCCGTGGTGCTCCATGGCGAACATCTTGCCGGTGCGGGCGAAACCGGTCTGCACTTCGTCCGCGATGAGCACGATGCCGTGTTCGTCGCAGGTTTTGCGCAGGGCGACCATCAGTTCGGGCGCAGCGATATTGAAGCCGCCTTCGCCCTGCAC from Bordetella sp. FB-8 encodes:
- a CDS encoding CaiB/BaiF CoA-transferase family protein; this encodes MSAQSTPPRPAPLTGIRVLDLTRVLAGPWCTQNLADLGAEVIKIERPGAGDDTRAWGPPYLKDLDGNLTSEAAYYLSANRNKLSVTVDIASESGADVVRELARQSDILVENFKVGGLRKYGLDYESLREINPRLIYCSVTGFGQTGPYANRPGYDFMIQGMGGLMSITGERDDLPGGGPQKAGVAVADLMTGMYSAVGILAALIERGNSGLGQHIDMALLDCQVAMLANQNLNYMTSGKAPRRAGNAHQNLVPYQVFAAADGHLIVAVGNDSQFRNYCRVIGMNELAEDPRFATNPQRVVNREVLVPMLAERMKAAARDTWLAELEAAGVPAGPINSLDQVYQDPQVQARSMRLELPHPTAGLAPIAASPLRLSGSPVRYERPAPTLGQHTRQVLGERLGLSDAQIEALSVPAN
- a CDS encoding 3-hydroxyacyl-CoA dehydrogenase, with amino-acid sequence MQDIRILGIVGAGAMGRGIAQIAAQAGVRVRLFDANGDAVAGAREMLRQTWDKLVQKGKLSAADAQAALARIEPAAALQDLADCQAVVEAIVERLDVKREVFAKLESIVAADCILASNTSSLSITAIATACNRPARVVGYHFFNPVPLMKVVEVIDGLRSDPAVGDALTALARRMGHTPVRAKDMPGFVVNHAGRGMLIEGLRAAQEAVAGFDQIDAVMREQAGFRMGPFELLDLTGLDVSHPVMESIYQQFYDEPRYRPSPITAVRHVGGMLGRKTGTGFYHYVDGQKQVPAEPAAPALPAGLKVWVSRHSAQGCARATALLSGLGVTVCEKPEADALFIVTPYGQDIATCVTQQGLDAARTVGLDTLHEFTPGRRRTLMLSPATQPAWRDAAHALLACDGTPVSVIADSAGFIAQRIVAYIVNIACDIAQQRIATPEDIDRAVTLGLGYPMGPLALGDALGAHRIMEILVNMQRGTGDMRYRPSLWLQRRVQLQMSLLAQAAA
- a CDS encoding NAD-dependent succinate-semialdehyde dehydrogenase yields the protein MSSKLDLKRPDLLRDACYIDGQWVKGSASFPVVNPATGQTIVSVPMLGRKQTEQAIASAKAAQTQWAARTAKERAAVMLKWAQLMLANQQDLAVIMTAEQGKPLPEAIGEIAYAASFLEWFGEQAKRIDGDVLQSPKSGQRLMTLKQAIGVTAAITPWNFPSAMITRKAGPALAAGCAMVLKPAEQTPLSALALAVLAEEAGVPKGVFHVITGDAPEIGGALCDSDTVRKLSFTGSTEIGRLLMKQCAPTVKKLSLELGGNAPFLVFDDADPDAAVEGILASKYRNAGQTCVCANRIYIQSGIYEEIVKRLTEKVQDTLKVGNGFTAGVNQGPLIDEAAIAKVKEHIADATAKGAKVVTGGRPHALGGTFFEPTILRDVTQAMKVATEETFGPVAPLFKFETEQDALRMANDTIFGLAAYLYTRDYARVWRVSEALEYGIVGINTGIISNEVGPFGGVKQSGLGREGSKYGIEDYVEIKYLCIDLGT
- the gabT gene encoding 4-aminobutyrate--2-oxoglutarate transaminase gives rise to the protein MQNLDINTRRQLATPRGVGVQFDFYACRAENATLWDNQGKEYIDFAGGIAVLATGHRHPKVIAAVKDQLDKFTHTAFQIVPYESYVTLAEKLAAAAPLSGLKKAAFFTTGAEAVENALKIARTHTGRSGVVAFTGAFHGRTHMTVTLTGKVAPYKTSLGPMMPDVFHVPFPNKTQNICVADSIKAMELLFKSSIEPQRVAAIIIEPVQGEGGFNIAAPELMVALRKTCDEHGIVLIADEVQTGFARTGKMFAMEHHGVEADLITIAKSLAGGLPLSGVVGKAEIMDAPAPGGLGGTYAGNPLAIAAALAVQDVIKEENLCARAVALGDKLATRLKQLQAGNRKIADVRNLGSMVACELVDGEGKPDAAAVSAVIKQAAAKGLLLLSCGVYGNVLRFLYPLTIPEAQFDRGLDILAQLLAK